From the Streptomyces pluripotens genome, one window contains:
- a CDS encoding response regulator transcription factor produces MKLLLVEDDNHVAAALSAVLARHGFDVTHARSGEEALQALVPEGAGFGVVLLDLGLPDQDGYEVCGKIRKRTSTPVIMVTARSDVRSRIHGLNLGADDYVVKPYDTGELLARIHAVSRRTAHEDTTTDGESILQLGSVRVELPTRQVSVSGSVVQLTRKEFDLLALLAQRPGVVFRREQIISEVWRTSWEGTGRTLEVHVASLRAKLRMPALIETVRGVGYRLVAPAT; encoded by the coding sequence ATGAAACTGCTGCTCGTCGAGGACGACAACCACGTTGCCGCGGCCCTGTCCGCCGTCCTCGCACGGCACGGCTTCGACGTCACGCACGCACGCAGCGGCGAGGAAGCCCTGCAGGCCCTCGTGCCGGAGGGTGCCGGTTTCGGCGTGGTCTTGCTCGACCTCGGCCTGCCCGACCAGGACGGCTACGAGGTCTGCGGCAAGATCCGCAAACGCACCAGCACGCCGGTGATCATGGTCACCGCGCGTTCCGACGTCCGCTCCCGCATCCACGGGCTCAACCTGGGCGCCGACGACTACGTGGTGAAGCCGTACGACACCGGGGAACTGCTCGCCCGAATCCACGCGGTCAGCCGACGCACCGCCCACGAGGACACGACCACGGACGGCGAGAGCATCCTGCAACTCGGCTCCGTCCGTGTCGAATTGCCCACCCGGCAGGTCAGCGTGTCGGGCTCGGTCGTCCAGCTGACCCGCAAGGAGTTCGATCTGCTCGCGCTGCTCGCCCAGCGACCGGGCGTCGTCTTCCGGCGGGAACAGATCATCAGCGAGGTCTGGCGCACCAGCTGGGAGGGCACCGGCCGCACCCTGGAGGTGCACGTCGCTTCCCTACGCGCCAAGCTGCGCATGCCCGCGCTGATCGAGACCGTACGCGGCGTCGGCTACCGGCTCGTCGCCCCGGCTACCTAG
- a CDS encoding class III extradiol dioxygenase subunit B-like domain-containing protein, whose translation MLVAAAACPCPPLLVPEVAAGAAPELDAARAACRDALGVLVAARPDLLVVLGPAGERGCGSFPQGTPGSFRGFGVDLEVCLGHATGVVPERELPLSLAVGAWLLERVGWADAPVEGLGVGETLGPGRCTEVGRQIGGRAGRVALLVMGDGSACRSVKAPGYLDERAAPFDAEIARALGAADAAAVRALDTGLARELKVSGRAPWQVLAGAAETADLTGTLLYEEAPYGVGYLVATWS comes from the coding sequence ATGCTTGTCGCCGCCGCAGCCTGCCCCTGTCCTCCGCTGCTCGTGCCCGAGGTTGCCGCGGGCGCCGCACCCGAACTGGACGCCGCGCGCGCGGCGTGCAGGGATGCGCTCGGCGTGCTGGTCGCCGCCCGCCCCGATCTGCTGGTGGTCCTGGGCCCTGCCGGAGAGAGGGGATGCGGATCGTTTCCGCAGGGCACCCCGGGGTCCTTCCGCGGGTTCGGGGTCGACCTGGAGGTGTGTCTCGGTCACGCCACGGGCGTCGTTCCCGAGCGCGAGCTGCCACTCTCACTCGCCGTCGGCGCCTGGCTGCTGGAACGGGTGGGCTGGGCGGATGCCCCGGTCGAGGGACTCGGTGTCGGGGAAACCCTCGGGCCCGGGCGATGCACCGAAGTCGGCAGGCAGATCGGCGGCCGCGCGGGGCGGGTCGCGCTGCTCGTGATGGGTGACGGTAGTGCGTGCCGCTCGGTCAAGGCTCCCGGATACCTGGATGAGCGAGCGGCCCCCTTCGACGCGGAGATCGCGCGGGCACTGGGTGCGGCGGACGCGGCAGCCGTCCGGGCGTTGGACACGGGGCTGGCACGCGAGCTGAAGGTCTCAGGTCGCGCCCCCTGGCAGGTCCTGGCCGGTGCCGCCGAGACGGCGGACCTCACCGGCACCCTGCTGTACGAGGAGGCCCCGTACGGCGTGGGCTACCTGGTCGCCACCTGGTCCTAG
- a CDS encoding TAXI family TRAP transporter solute-binding subunit translates to MSKMFPRISRRRALRSATVGAVALGLLLWWLLPLSEGPPNGTIVFSTGAPRGVYQEYAERLRAELAQDMPGLRVKLLDSAGSQENVQRVATGKADFTIAAADAVDTYRLEHREGAGRLRGVARLYDDYVQLIVPRDSKINSVADLRHKRVATGLPDSGVRLIADRVLRAAGIDPHKDIIPVASGIEHGPNRLAEGKFDAFFWSGGLPTKGLVGLAGRSAFKFIPISGDLVAKLHSGGEAARYYRATNMPESAYPSVQHGSSVPTIAVSNLLVTRKDVDPRLTEWVTRTVINSRDDIGAHVHSAQLVDLRTAIYTDPLPLQEGARRYYRSVKP, encoded by the coding sequence ATGTCCAAGATGTTCCCCCGGATCAGCAGGCGCCGTGCGCTGCGGAGTGCGACCGTCGGCGCGGTGGCCCTCGGCCTACTGCTGTGGTGGTTGCTGCCCCTGAGCGAGGGACCGCCGAACGGGACGATCGTCTTCAGCACCGGCGCGCCGCGCGGGGTCTACCAGGAGTACGCCGAGCGGCTCCGCGCCGAGTTGGCCCAGGACATGCCTGGCCTGCGGGTGAAACTGCTGGACAGCGCCGGTTCCCAGGAGAACGTCCAGCGGGTGGCGACCGGCAAAGCCGACTTCACCATTGCGGCTGCCGACGCCGTGGACACCTACAGACTGGAGCACCGCGAGGGCGCTGGTCGACTGCGTGGTGTGGCCCGACTCTACGACGACTACGTCCAGCTCATCGTGCCCCGGGACTCGAAGATCAACAGCGTCGCGGACCTGCGGCACAAGCGCGTGGCCACCGGGTTGCCCGACTCCGGTGTGCGGCTGATCGCGGACCGGGTGCTGCGTGCCGCGGGCATCGACCCGCACAAGGACATCATTCCGGTGGCGTCCGGCATCGAGCACGGCCCCAACCGGCTGGCAGAAGGCAAGTTCGACGCCTTCTTCTGGTCGGGCGGACTGCCCACCAAGGGGTTGGTCGGGCTCGCCGGCAGGTCCGCCTTCAAGTTCATACCGATCAGCGGCGATCTCGTCGCCAAGCTGCATTCCGGCGGGGAGGCCGCCCGCTACTACCGGGCCACCAACATGCCCGAGTCGGCATACCCGTCCGTGCAGCACGGCTCGTCGGTGCCGACCATCGCCGTCTCCAATCTGCTGGTGACCCGCAAGGACGTGGACCCCCGGCTGACCGAGTGGGTGACCCGGACGGTCATCAACAGTCGCGACGACATCGGCGCCCACGTCCACTCAGCCCAGCTGGTCGACCTGCGCACCGCGATCTACACCGATCCGCTGCCCCTGCAGGAGGGCGCCCGGCGCTACTACCGGTCGGTGAAGCCCTGA
- a CDS encoding sensor histidine kinase, with translation MRARLLPLLIVLLAAVLLALGIPLAASVAAAQQQKVVVDRIDDTARFAALAQFVTDGPGGTRRTTTDDRREALRSELESYYGVYGIRAGVFYRNGTAMANAPGDWFVPTSGEVREAFDEALLSRRSHDPRQVWPWRRGRLVVASPVIRDGDVVAVVVTDSPTGQLRSRILSGWLFIGAGEIAAMLLAVGAALRLTGWVLRPVRLLDATTHDIATGRLKSRVAVAEGPPELRRLARSFNEMADHVEDVLEQQRAFVADASHQLRNPLSALLLRIELLALELPEGNEEIASVRTEGKRLAQVLDDLLGLALAEHAEADLGLTDVGALAEERVAAWAPVAEAKGVRLTGDCPPTTAWADATTLSSALDAVIDNAVKFTPGGGTVQVAVSSKADTSAIVVIDTGPGLTDEELTRVGDRFWRSGRHQNVKGSGLGLSITRALLAAGGGAIAYAHHEPRGLRVTVTVPRQTGDGPSGG, from the coding sequence GTGCGCGCACGCCTCCTGCCCCTGCTCATCGTCCTGTTGGCGGCTGTCCTGCTGGCGCTCGGCATTCCGCTCGCCGCCAGTGTGGCAGCCGCCCAGCAACAGAAGGTCGTCGTCGACCGGATCGACGATACGGCGCGCTTCGCCGCGCTCGCCCAGTTCGTCACCGACGGGCCCGGCGGCACTCGCCGCACCACGACCGACGACCGACGGGAGGCCTTGCGCAGCGAACTGGAGAGCTATTACGGCGTCTACGGGATACGCGCGGGTGTCTTCTACCGAAACGGTACGGCGATGGCCAACGCCCCGGGCGACTGGTTCGTGCCGACCTCGGGGGAGGTGCGGGAGGCGTTCGACGAGGCGCTGCTGAGCCGGCGCAGCCACGATCCGCGACAGGTGTGGCCCTGGCGGCGGGGCCGGCTGGTGGTCGCCTCACCGGTGATCCGGGACGGGGATGTCGTGGCGGTCGTCGTCACCGACTCGCCCACCGGGCAGCTGCGTTCACGGATCCTGAGCGGATGGCTGTTCATCGGCGCGGGCGAAATCGCCGCGATGCTGCTCGCGGTCGGTGCCGCACTACGGCTGACCGGCTGGGTGCTCAGGCCGGTACGGCTCCTGGACGCCACCACACACGACATCGCGACCGGACGCCTGAAGTCCCGGGTTGCGGTTGCCGAGGGGCCACCGGAACTGCGGCGGCTGGCCCGCTCGTTCAACGAGATGGCGGACCATGTCGAGGACGTGCTGGAGCAGCAGCGCGCCTTCGTCGCCGATGCCTCGCACCAGTTGCGCAACCCGCTCTCGGCGTTGCTGCTGCGCATTGAACTGCTCGCCCTCGAACTCCCCGAGGGCAACGAGGAGATCGCCTCGGTCCGTACCGAGGGCAAGCGTCTCGCTCAGGTCCTGGACGACCTGCTCGGTCTGGCGCTGGCTGAGCACGCCGAGGCGGACCTCGGACTGACTGACGTAGGCGCGCTGGCCGAGGAGCGCGTGGCGGCCTGGGCCCCCGTTGCCGAGGCCAAGGGCGTCCGACTGACCGGTGACTGCCCGCCCACCACCGCCTGGGCTGATGCGACCACCTTGTCCAGCGCGCTGGACGCCGTGATCGACAACGCCGTGAAGTTCACCCCCGGGGGCGGCACGGTGCAGGTGGCCGTCTCCTCCAAGGCCGACACCTCCGCGATCGTCGTCATCGACACCGGCCCCGGCCTCACCGATGAAGAACTCACACGTGTGGGCGACCGTTTCTGGCGCAGTGGCCGACACCAGAACGTCAAGGGCTCGGGGCTGGGGCTGTCCATCACGCGCGCCCTGCTCGCGGCGGGCGGCGGCGCGATCGCCTACGCTCACCACGAGCCGCGGGGGCTGCGGGTGACGGTCACGGTGCCGCGGCAGACCGGCGACGGGCCGAGCGGCGGATGA
- a CDS encoding MazG nucleotide pyrophosphohydrolase domain-containing protein, whose product MSTSPADLVREFHRAFGLGARNTPSEVDPELAAHRGELLAEEAAEVSEVAVQGPLDRLAHELADVVYVAYGTALVHGIDLDEVITEIHRANMSKLGPDGQVDRRADGKVLKGRYYRAPDVSAVLRRQGWIPGGAV is encoded by the coding sequence ATGAGCACTTCGCCCGCCGACCTCGTCCGTGAGTTCCACCGTGCCTTCGGCCTCGGCGCCCGCAACACGCCGTCGGAGGTGGACCCCGAACTGGCCGCCCACCGTGGGGAACTGCTCGCCGAGGAGGCCGCAGAGGTATCCGAGGTCGCGGTCCAGGGCCCACTGGACCGGCTCGCGCACGAGCTGGCGGACGTGGTCTATGTGGCGTACGGCACGGCTCTGGTCCACGGCATCGACCTGGACGAGGTGATCACCGAGATCCACCGCGCCAACATGAGCAAGCTCGGCCCGGACGGACAGGTCGACCGCCGGGCCGACGGCAAGGTCCTCAAGGGGCGGTACTACCGGGCGCCGGACGTCTCCGCCGTACTGCGCCGCCAGGGGTGGATACCGGGCGGCGCGGTCTGA
- a CDS encoding glutamate ABC transporter substrate-binding protein yields the protein MKLRKVTAASAVLLALSVSATACGGDKKDDSSSSGGAKKITIGIKFDQPGIGQKTPQGYTGFDVDVATYVAKKLGYSTDQIKWRESKSADRETMLQRGDVDFIAASYSITPEREQKVDFAGPYLLAHQDVLLRAGETKIKSPSDLNNRKLCSVGGSTSAQNVHDKLAPKANLQQYPTYSECLSGLQSGAIDALTTDDSILAGYASQAQFKGKFKLGGFKMTNENYGIGVKKGSPLKDKINKALEAMVADGSWDAAVKKNFGPAGYKNEPAPKIGDVKS from the coding sequence ATGAAGCTCCGCAAGGTCACCGCCGCCTCGGCCGTACTCCTTGCCCTCTCGGTGTCCGCCACCGCGTGCGGCGGCGACAAGAAGGACGACAGCAGCTCCTCCGGCGGCGCCAAGAAGATCACCATCGGTATCAAGTTCGACCAGCCGGGCATCGGCCAGAAGACCCCGCAGGGCTACACGGGCTTCGACGTCGACGTGGCCACCTATGTCGCCAAGAAGCTCGGCTACAGCACCGATCAGATCAAGTGGCGTGAGTCGAAGAGCGCCGACCGCGAGACCATGCTGCAGCGCGGTGACGTCGACTTCATCGCCGCGTCCTACTCGATCACCCCGGAGCGCGAGCAGAAGGTCGACTTCGCCGGCCCCTACTTGCTGGCCCACCAGGACGTGCTGCTGCGCGCCGGCGAAACCAAGATCAAGTCGCCCTCGGACCTCAACAACCGGAAGCTGTGCTCGGTCGGCGGCTCGACCTCGGCGCAGAACGTCCACGACAAGCTGGCCCCGAAGGCGAACCTTCAGCAGTACCCGACCTACTCGGAGTGCCTGTCCGGCCTGCAGAGCGGCGCCATCGACGCTCTCACCACGGACGACTCGATCCTGGCCGGCTACGCCTCCCAGGCCCAGTTCAAGGGCAAGTTCAAGCTGGGTGGCTTCAAGATGACCAACGAGAACTACGGCATCGGAGTCAAGAAGGGCAGCCCGCTCAAGGACAAGATCAACAAGGCGCTGGAGGCCATGGTCGCCGACGGCTCCTGGGATGCGGCCGTAAAGAAGAACTTCGGTCCGGCCGGCTACAAGAACGAGCCTGCGCCGAAGATCGGCGACGTCAAGAGCTGA
- a CDS encoding amino acid ABC transporter permease, with protein sequence MSSVLYDAQGPRAKRRNVLYTALFLVALAALGWWVYTSLDDKGQLAWPLWKPFFSSTEAYSTYIWPGLQNTLEAGALAMVIALPLGAALGIARMSDHAWVRVPGTIVVEFFRAIPVLVLMIFGLALFAKYTDVAADDRPFYAVVTGLVLYNASVLAEIVRAGILALPKGQSEAAQAIGLRKGQVMRLILLPQSITAMLPAIVSQLVVIVKDTALGGAVLTFPELLASAHPMSGYYGNILASLTVLALIYVIINFSLTSFASWLEARLRRRRKSTGPVLGGQDVVNIAGTAATAADPTGSTAGIGDFGGTRK encoded by the coding sequence ATGAGTTCCGTTCTCTACGATGCCCAGGGGCCCCGCGCCAAGCGGCGCAATGTCCTCTACACGGCTCTCTTCCTGGTCGCGCTCGCGGCCCTCGGATGGTGGGTGTACACGTCCCTCGACGACAAGGGACAGCTCGCCTGGCCCCTGTGGAAACCCTTCTTCAGCAGCACCGAGGCCTACTCGACGTACATCTGGCCCGGTTTGCAGAACACCCTGGAGGCCGGCGCCCTGGCGATGGTCATCGCACTGCCGCTGGGCGCGGCCCTGGGCATCGCCCGCATGTCGGACCACGCGTGGGTGCGCGTACCGGGCACGATCGTGGTCGAGTTCTTCCGCGCGATCCCCGTTCTGGTTCTGATGATCTTCGGGCTGGCGCTGTTCGCCAAGTACACCGACGTCGCTGCCGATGACCGGCCGTTCTACGCGGTCGTCACCGGCCTGGTGCTGTACAACGCGTCCGTGCTCGCGGAGATCGTCCGCGCGGGCATCCTCGCCCTGCCGAAGGGTCAGTCCGAGGCGGCCCAGGCGATCGGCTTGCGGAAGGGACAGGTGATGCGGCTCATCCTGCTGCCGCAGTCGATCACTGCAATGCTTCCGGCGATCGTCAGCCAGCTCGTCGTGATCGTGAAGGACACCGCGCTCGGCGGCGCGGTCCTCACCTTCCCCGAACTGCTCGCCTCGGCCCACCCGATGAGCGGCTACTACGGCAACATCCTGGCCTCCCTCACCGTCCTCGCCCTGATCTACGTGATCATCAATTTCTCGCTGACCTCGTTCGCGAGTTGGCTGGAGGCCCGGTTGCGGCGGCGCAGGAAGTCGACCGGTCCGGTGCTCGGCGGCCAAGACGTCGTGAACATCGCCGGCACGGCAGCGACCGCCGCGGATCCGACCGGCAGCACCGCCGGCATCGGCGACTTCGGTGGCACCAGGAAGTGA
- a CDS encoding amino acid ABC transporter ATP-binding protein, with translation MTNVSAAKENVAASDELVVLKSVNKHFGALHVLQDIDLTITRGEVVVVIGPSGSGKSTLCRTINRLETIDAGTITIDGKPLPQEGKELARLRADVGMVFQSFNLFAHKTVLENVMLGQLKVRKSDKKRAEEKARTLLDRVGVGTQADKYPAQLSGGQQQRVAIARALAMGPKVMLFDEPTSALDPEMINEVLEVMQQLAREGMTMIVVTHEMGFARSAANRVVFMADGRIVEQAAPDQFFSNPRSDRAKDFLSKILHH, from the coding sequence ATGACCAATGTATCGGCGGCCAAGGAAAATGTGGCCGCGTCCGACGAACTGGTCGTCCTGAAGAGCGTCAACAAGCACTTCGGCGCGTTGCACGTGCTCCAGGACATCGACCTGACGATCACCCGCGGCGAGGTCGTCGTGGTCATCGGACCCTCCGGGTCCGGCAAGTCAACCCTGTGCCGCACCATCAACCGCCTGGAGACGATCGACGCGGGCACCATCACGATCGACGGCAAGCCGCTACCTCAGGAGGGCAAGGAGCTGGCCCGGCTGCGTGCCGACGTCGGGATGGTCTTCCAGTCCTTCAACCTCTTCGCGCACAAGACCGTGCTCGAGAACGTGATGTTGGGCCAGCTCAAGGTCCGCAAGTCGGACAAGAAGCGGGCCGAGGAGAAGGCCCGGACGCTACTCGACCGGGTCGGCGTGGGCACCCAGGCGGACAAGTACCCCGCCCAGCTGTCCGGCGGCCAGCAGCAGCGCGTGGCCATCGCACGTGCGCTGGCGATGGGCCCGAAGGTCATGCTCTTCGACGAACCGACCTCGGCCCTCGACCCCGAGATGATCAACGAGGTGCTCGAGGTCATGCAGCAGCTCGCCCGTGAGGGCATGACGATGATCGTCGTCACCCACGAAATGGGGTTCGCCCGCTCGGCCGCGAACCGCGTGGTCTTCATGGCAGACGGTCGGATCGTCGAACAGGCCGCGCCCGACCAGTTCTTCAGCAATCCGCGCAGCGACCGGGCCAAGGACTTCCTGTCCAAGATCCTGCACCACTGA
- a CDS encoding DUF6204 family protein — translation MSTRTFRITVRGAFDSLTDAQRAALLADASAHDVLRAAFTPEGSLTYDIAARPAFVFRFSDTGEEEEDILEATERAEEAATAWLTERGYAFKNLRSTAEDLSQAPLGKRQRRSARSLSA, via the coding sequence ATGAGTACCCGTACCTTCCGTATCACCGTCCGAGGCGCCTTCGACAGCCTCACCGACGCACAGCGGGCCGCCTTGCTGGCCGACGCCTCCGCACACGATGTGCTGCGTGCCGCCTTCACCCCCGAGGGGAGCCTCACGTACGACATCGCCGCCCGGCCTGCCTTCGTCTTCCGGTTCTCCGACACGGGTGAGGAAGAGGAGGACATCCTGGAGGCGACCGAGCGGGCCGAGGAGGCGGCGACAGCCTGGCTGACCGAGCGCGGCTACGCCTTCAAGAACCTCCGGTCCACCGCCGAGGACCTCTCCCAGGCGCCCCTGGGCAAACGGCAGCGCCGTTCGGCTCGTTCACTGAGCGCATAA
- the miaB gene encoding tRNA (N6-isopentenyl adenosine(37)-C2)-methylthiotransferase MiaB — translation MTSSSDRSPAVDAQKTATYEIRTYGCQMNVHDSERLAGLLEDAGYVRAPEGADGDADVVVFNTCAVRENADNRLYGNLGRLAPKKASRPGMQIAVGGCLAQKDRDTIVKKAPWVDVVFGTHNIGKLPVLLERARVQQEAQVEIAESLEAFPSTLPTRRESAYAAWVSISVGCNNTCTFCIVPALRGKEKDRRPGDILAEVEALVAEGVSEVTLLGQNVNAYGSGIGDREAFSKLLRACGKTEGLERVRFTSPHPRDFTDDVIAAMAETPNVMPQLHMPLQSGSDTVLKAMRRSYRQERYLDIIEKVRAAIPHAAITTDIIVGFPGETEEDFEQTLHVVREARFAQAFTFQYSKRPGTPAATMENQVPKEVVQARYERLVELQEEISWEENKKQVGRTLELMVAEGEGRKDGATHRLSGRAPDNRLVHFAKPEQQVRPGDVVTVEVTYAAPHHLLAEGPVLGVRRTRAGDAWEKRNAAEVAKSARVMLGLPKIGVPAPLPVATSGCGCD, via the coding sequence ATGACCAGCAGCAGCGACCGGAGCCCGGCAGTGGATGCTCAGAAGACCGCCACCTACGAGATCCGCACCTACGGGTGCCAGATGAACGTCCACGATTCCGAGCGATTGGCCGGGCTGCTCGAAGACGCCGGGTATGTGCGTGCGCCCGAGGGGGCGGACGGGGACGCCGACGTCGTCGTCTTCAACACCTGCGCTGTCCGGGAGAACGCCGACAACCGGTTGTACGGCAACCTCGGCCGGCTCGCGCCGAAGAAGGCCTCGCGGCCCGGGATGCAGATCGCGGTCGGCGGCTGCCTCGCGCAGAAGGACCGCGACACCATCGTGAAGAAGGCGCCCTGGGTGGACGTCGTCTTCGGCACGCACAACATCGGCAAACTGCCGGTCCTGCTGGAGCGCGCCCGCGTCCAGCAGGAAGCGCAGGTGGAGATCGCCGAGTCGCTGGAGGCCTTCCCGTCCACTCTGCCGACCCGGCGCGAGAGTGCCTACGCGGCCTGGGTGTCGATCTCCGTCGGCTGCAACAACACCTGTACCTTCTGCATCGTCCCTGCCCTGCGCGGCAAGGAGAAGGACCGCCGCCCCGGCGACATCCTCGCCGAGGTCGAGGCCCTGGTCGCGGAGGGCGTCTCCGAGGTCACGCTGCTCGGGCAGAACGTCAACGCCTACGGCTCCGGCATCGGCGACCGCGAGGCGTTCAGCAAGCTGTTGCGTGCCTGCGGGAAGACTGAGGGACTGGAACGCGTCCGCTTCACGTCCCCGCACCCCCGTGACTTCACCGACGACGTCATCGCCGCCATGGCCGAGACGCCGAACGTCATGCCGCAGCTGCACATGCCGCTCCAGTCCGGTTCCGACACCGTTCTGAAGGCGATGCGCCGTTCCTACCGGCAAGAGCGTTACCTCGACATCATCGAGAAGGTGCGGGCAGCCATCCCGCACGCGGCGATCACCACCGACATCATCGTGGGCTTCCCTGGCGAGACCGAGGAGGACTTCGAACAGACGCTGCACGTGGTGCGTGAGGCGCGGTTCGCCCAAGCCTTCACCTTCCAGTACTCCAAGCGTCCGGGCACCCCGGCCGCGACCATGGAGAACCAGGTTCCCAAGGAGGTCGTCCAGGCACGCTACGAGCGTCTCGTCGAGCTCCAGGAGGAGATCTCCTGGGAGGAGAACAAGAAGCAGGTCGGCCGCACTCTGGAGCTGATGGTTGCCGAGGGCGAGGGCCGCAAGGACGGTGCCACGCACCGGCTGTCAGGTCGTGCCCCGGACAACCGCCTGGTTCACTTCGCCAAGCCGGAGCAGCAGGTGCGCCCTGGTGACGTGGTCACCGTCGAGGTGACCTACGCCGCGCCGCACCACCTCCTTGCCGAGGGCCCGGTCCTCGGCGTGCGCCGCACGCGCGCGGGGGACGCCTGGGAGAAGCGCAACGCCGCCGAGGTCGCCAAGTCCGCGCGTGTCATGCTCGGCCTGCCGAAGATCGGTGTACCGGCGCCGCTGCCGGTCGCCACGAGCGGGTGCGGCTGCGACTGA
- a CDS encoding amino acid ABC transporter permease — MFDFLEGYDVWGAFWTTVQLTLLAAVGSLLWGTVLAAMRVGPVPLMRGFGTAYVNIVRNIPLTVIILFSSLGLNQTLGISLGADDFKTINFRLAVLSLIVYTSAFVCEAIRAGINTVPVGQAEAARAIGLNFTQVLMLVVLPQAFRATVGPLTNVLIALTKNTTVASAIGVGEAALLMKEMIENEAQLLLISAVIAFGFCCLTVPTGLIFGWVGKKVAVKR; from the coding sequence GTGTTCGACTTTCTTGAAGGTTACGACGTATGGGGCGCCTTCTGGACGACGGTGCAGCTGACGCTGCTGGCCGCCGTCGGCTCCCTGTTGTGGGGCACTGTGCTGGCCGCCATGCGGGTGGGCCCGGTGCCGCTGATGCGCGGTTTCGGCACCGCCTACGTGAACATCGTGCGGAACATCCCGCTCACGGTGATCATCCTGTTCTCCTCGCTTGGCCTCAACCAGACGCTGGGCATCAGCCTCGGTGCGGACGACTTCAAGACGATCAACTTCCGGCTGGCCGTGCTGAGCCTGATCGTCTACACGTCCGCCTTCGTGTGTGAGGCGATCCGGGCCGGCATCAACACCGTGCCAGTCGGCCAGGCGGAGGCCGCACGGGCGATCGGTCTGAACTTCACCCAGGTGCTGATGCTGGTCGTACTGCCGCAGGCGTTCCGCGCGACCGTCGGCCCGCTGACCAACGTGCTGATCGCATTGACGAAGAACACGACGGTGGCCTCTGCGATCGGCGTGGGCGAGGCGGCGCTCCTGATGAAGGAGATGATCGAGAACGAGGCCCAGTTGCTGCTGATCTCGGCGGTCATCGCCTTCGGGTTCTGCTGCTTGACCGTGCCGACCGGTCTGATCTTCGGCTGGGTGGGCAAGAAGGTGGCGGTGAAACGATGA
- a CDS encoding MarR family winged helix-turn-helix transcriptional regulator — translation MSDALEVSLRLVRAQTALVRRFDARLSGLHGVSLADFTLLLKLGRAPGGRMRRVDLAEALGLTASGVTRGLVPLERIGLVTREPDARDARVAYAALTRTGRERLTEMLATAEETAAELFAGPGWSEADVALFSGLLARLGGTGLPSPLPR, via the coding sequence ATGAGTGATGCCCTGGAGGTGTCACTCCGGCTGGTGAGGGCCCAGACGGCGCTCGTTCGACGGTTCGACGCCCGGCTGAGCGGGCTGCACGGGGTCAGCCTGGCCGACTTCACCCTGTTGCTGAAACTGGGGCGGGCGCCCGGCGGTCGGATGCGCCGGGTCGACCTCGCCGAGGCCCTGGGTCTGACGGCCTCGGGGGTCACCCGCGGGCTGGTTCCACTGGAGCGGATCGGGCTGGTGACCCGCGAACCGGATGCCCGGGATGCGCGCGTGGCCTACGCTGCCCTGACCCGGACGGGCCGGGAGCGGTTGACGGAGATGCTGGCAACAGCCGAGGAGACCGCTGCCGAACTCTTCGCCGGCCCGGGCTGGAGCGAAGCGGACGTGGCGCTGTTCTCGGGCCTGCTGGCCCGACTCGGGGGCACCGGACTTCCCAGCCCCCTTCCCCGGTAA